TCGATGAACTACGTGGAGCCTGCAGGCCTGTCTGAATTAATCGTTGAATCTGGTCATCCAAGCTGGCAGCTTCTTTCTTTCCGGTGCGAAGCTGTCGTTGTCCCAGCTTGGAATTGGGAGTCAGTAAGTCCAATGTTATGATAGGCGTCTGGGCAAGTACCACGGCCCGCTCCACAGTGTGTTCGAGTTCACGAACATTACCAGGCCAGCGGTGTGACAACAACCACTCCATGGCCTTCGGCTCAATTTCCTGAATGGTCTTGCGATTTTCCTGGGAGTACTTTTTGACAAAATGATCTATCAGCAGGGAAGTATCTTCAGGTCGGCTTCGCAGTGGCGGAAGATAAACGGGCACAACATTCAGACGATAGTACAAGTCTTCGCGAAAGCGATGTGCATCTACTTCATCTTCCAGATGCTGGTTGGTGGCTGCTACCACGCGAACATCGACACGTATGGTTCTGCTTTCGCCAACGCGCTCAAATTCTCTTTCCTGCAAGACCCGGAGTAGTTTAACCTGCAACTTGGGGCTCATGCTGCTGATTTCATCGAGAAAGATGGTGCCGGTATGTGCAGCTTCGAATCGGCCTGTTTTATTATCCAATGCACCAGTAAACGCACCTTTGACATGACCAAACAGTTCGCTTTCAAGCAACCCTTCGCTAAGCGCTCCACAGTTCACACGAATGTAGGGTCCATCCACTCGAGGGCTATAGAGATGTATAGCTCGGGCCATCAGTTCCTTGCCAGTGCCTGTTTCTCCCACCAGCAAAACACTGGAACGTGACGGAGCGACTTGCCTGATGCGTTCCGCAACCGACTGCATGACGGGGCTTTGCCCGACGATATTGTTGAGATGAAATGGCACTGACTGATTCGATGAACTGGACATGTAGTCATGATATATCGGAACCGCTGATTGCTAGGCTATTGCATGATGAATCCTGCTCAAGGAGCTGACGGCCATGCTTTCAATATGCGTGCTAACATCCATTTCTCTTTGTGGTTAAGTGCTGCAGGACATCATCCTGCGAGTTGTGTGCAGCAAGATGCAAGCTCAGACACCGACCTTTCAGGGGATGGGTAGATTTTGAAACGCTTTGGAATCCACTACTTTCGCCAACTTACCAGTTTGTTATGTCATTTTTTCAAAATGATGATTCTGACAGGATTTAGGTCACATTGCTCTCGACAGAAAAGAAGTGATGTATTATGTGCCCCTCGCTTGAAGGCTGCTGCAGGCGGGCGACGCTTCACTGGTGGGGACAGGAAAGGCAACCGCTTTTTCTGAAGGAACCTTAAGGAGCGTGCCGATAAGTACGAGCAGCATCGTCGCGCACTGTGACGATATCGGGGTGTTGGAGCAAGCGGGGTTGGGCGCACGAGGCGCAAGCCTGGCGACGCCGGGGAATCGAGGGGCCAGGGACGGTCGACTCGGGGGAATTGATCGTCCTGCTACGGTTTTCTTGACTTCCTGTCATCGCACGCCCGCCCAGGCTCTCCTGCCTGGGGAGGAATGCATGGTAACGCACGTAGAGCAGGACGTGGGACAACTCTGGCGAGACTACCGCACGGAAGCCACGTTAGATCGACGTAATCGCCTGCTCGAGCATTACTTGCCACTCGTCAAGTACAATGCCGAACGCATCTGGGCACGATTGCCTGATGGCGTGGAACTGGACGATCTTATCAGCGCGGGCACCTTTGGACTGCTGGATGCCATCGAAGCGTTTGATCTGGATCGTGGCGTCAAATTTGAAACCTATTGTGTGCCCCGTATCCGTGGCGCGATGCTCGATGAACTTCGCACAATGGACTGGGTTCCTCGGCTGGTTCGCAGCAAAGCCAGCAAGCTGGAACATGCACGAAAAGCACTGGAAGTAGCATTGGGCCGTCCACCGCGACCAGATGAACTGGCAGAAAAGATGGGCATGTCCATCGAAGACTTTGCCAAGCATGCCAATGAAGCCAGTGCCGTCGGCCTGGTAAGTCTGAATAAGAAGTGGTACGAAACTGATTCGTATAAGGATGTCCGCGAGATTGACATCCTGGAAGACAAGAAAGCGGAAGATCCAACCCACCGCATTCAGAATCGCGACATCATGAAACTGGTTACCCGTGGTCTCAGTCGCAATGAACGGCTCATCATCATTCTCTACTACTATGAAGAGATGACGATGAAAGAAATCGGGCAGACGCTTGATCTATCCGAAAGCCGGGTCAGCCAGATGCATTCGAGCATCGTGAGCAGATTGCAAAACATGCTGGCATCACGACGGCCTGAGTTTTCGAACTGACATAGACTAACTAAATGTGTAGTTTTAAGCCCATGCAATGCCTTGCATGGGCTTTTTCCTTTTATTCTCATCATTGCATTTCAAATCCATCAAATGCCTGTTTGACGCTAGATCATACGCTATAATGCCACTGTCCTACCTTTAGTCCCTCCCTCCAAGGAACAGTCATGAAAGTGCGCGCCTTGATGTGGACACTTATGTTAATCAGTGTTGCCACGTTTCCCCTCTCAGCACAGCAGCCGAAAGCTCTGCATCGCTCACCACTCGATGATTACATCCACAAAGCCGACCCCGTATATGGCTGGGAAGTAATCAAATCCATTGATGGTGAAGCTGTAAAAACTACCATCATCAAACTGCGTTCCCAAAGCTGGCGGAATGAAAAAGAAGTCAACCGCACTGTGTGGGAACACGCGGTTGTCATCAGCAAGCCGAAAAAGCTGACCAGCAAGACGGCATTCCTGATGATCGGCGGGGGCAGCAATGAACGCCCCATGCCAGACAAAGCCGACGTGATGACCTCCATGATCGCTGCCAGCACCGGCAGTATCGTGGTGGAATTGAAGATGGTTCCCAATCAACCACTGATTTTCAACAACGATGGCGTGAAGCGCGTTGAAGATGATCTGCTCGGTTACGGCTGGGCCAAGTTCCTGGAAACCGGCGACGCTACCTGGGTAGGCCGCCTGCCTATGGTCAAGAGTGCTGTTCGATGCATGGATTGCATTCAGGAATGGGCACAGAAGGAAGGCACACCTGTAGAAAAATTTGTAGTTGCTGGCGGTTCCAAGCGAGGCTGGACTACCTGGCTGACTGGTGCTACCGATCCACGCGTGGAAGCGATTGTTCCCATCGTGATTGATGTGCTCAACAGCGCTGAATCGATCAAGCATCATGGCGAAGCGTATGGCTTCTGGGCCATGGCTATCGGCAACTATTACCAGCACAACATTCTGCAGCGACAGGATCATCCACGCATGCAGGATCTTTACAAAATTGAAGACCCTCTTTCTTACAAGGATCGACTGACTCTTCCCAAGTATGTTGTGAATGCTGCAGGCGATCAGTTCTTCCTGCCTGATTCTTCCCAGTTCTATTACGACGAGCTGAAGGGCGAAAAGCTGCTCCGCTACGTTGCTAATGCTGATCACGGCCTTAAGGACAGCGATGCACTGCAAAGCATTACTGCCTATCATCACATGGTGATTAATGGCAAGCCACGTCCTGAATATTCCTGGACGTTCGAGCAGGATGGCAGCATCAAGGTCAAATACAAGACCCCGCCGAGCAAAGTTGTTCTCTGGCAGGCCACCAATGCCAACACCCGCGATTTCCGTGTTGATACCATTGGCAAAGCCTACACCAGCACTGAACTGAAGCAGGAAGCAGACGGTTCCTTCGTCGGCAAGATCACTCCTCCCGAAAAGGGCTGGACTGCGTTCTTTGTTGAACTCACTTACGATGTTGGTGCACCGTTCCCACTGAAGGTAACCACCAGCGTCCGCGTACTTCCTGATGTTCTGCCTCACAAAGGCGCTGATCTGAACAAGATGAAGTATGAAGGTGAAGTCTTCCCTGAGAAGATGAAAAAGCGATAAGACACGTATTTCTCAGAACTATCAGGCCGGGTTGAAGCTTTTTCAGCCCGGCTTTCTCGTTGCTCCAGTTGATGTCTGACTGCATATTCAGCACGACAATTCCGATAATAACGATATTGATCAACCAGATCAGACGTTGAAGTAAACCGTTAGAGTCTGCCTGTCTTATCTGGCTCGCATTTTCGACTTATTCCTCAGAATACGTGGATTAGAAGTGAACTTGTCAAAAATGCAACGTCCGGAATTTCGTGTAAAGTTGTCTGTGATATCAGAATTATTCAAGTTGTTGACCATCAGACAGCCCGTCGGCTTGTTGCTGCTCATTTCGTTTCTTCTCACCACTTGCGGATGCCTGTTTCATAACAAACAGATAAATTCTCCCACTGCTGCCGGGCTGGAATCCAACTCGCTTCGCGACCCCAACACGCTGAATGAACCGGTTGAAGATATGTACCGTTCGTTGATCAAGAAGCAAACAGCATACTATGAACATGCTAATTACAATGTCCTCTGCCTTTCGGGTGGCGGCTCTTATGGAGCCTATACCGTAGGCGTGCTGACAGGCTGGACCCAGCGTGGCGACAGGCCCTGCTTCGATGTGGTAACAGGCATCAGTACCGGGGCTTTGATTGCACCGTTTGCCTTTTTAGGCTCTGCTTTTGACCCGACGATCCTGAGTTTATACACCAATGTGGAAACCCGCGATATCTACCGGATCAAAGGACCTTGTGGCATATTAAGCGAATCATTTGCGACCAACAAACCACTGCGCAAGATGATGGATCAAATGGTTCATCCGGAACTGGTGCAGGCAGTTGCACGTGAACACCAGAAAGGCCGCAGGTTGTACATCGGCACAACCGAAGCCGAAGGGAAACGGTTTGTCGTCTGGGACATGGGAGCCATTGCCAGTCAGGGACGGCCTCAGGATATCGAATTGATGAAGGAAATCCTGCTTGCCTCCAGTGCTATACCGGGAGTATTTCCTGCTGCCCGTATCCCGGTATACGTGAATGGCCAGTGCTTTCATGAAATGCATGTGGATGGCACGGTGTCGCAATCAGTATTCTTCAGGCCACCGGTGCAGGCCATTCAGCATCCCAAGCCTACCAATGTGTATGTGATTGTCGCTGGGAAACTGTATGCGGATTCAGCCAGCGTTTCGCCGAGTGCCATCAACATTGCTATTGAGAACCTGCAATCCTTCAGCTATGCCCATACGCGAGGCGATCTGGTTCGCATCTGGAGCATGTGCAGCATGGCTGGGTATGGCTTCAAGCTGGCTGCCATCCCGCAGGATTGCCCAGCTCCCAAATCAATGACCGAGTTCAAACCGGAGGAAATGCAGAACCTGGTACAGTCTGCCGTTCGCCAGATGCTGTCGGGCACCGCATGGAGGAGTACACCACCCGGCAATGAGCCGGGCGAGGAACCGCTGCTGCGAACGACTAATGAATTGATCCACCTGCCCCGATAACTACCGCTGATAATACTTCAAATACGGATTTTCCGTTTCCTTCTTCTCTTCGACTGGTGTGTTGATTCTGGTTAACCACAACGAGAGTCCACCAACACCGAGGGCGAGTGTCAATCCCAGCAAGCCGTTGATCCAGTTGCGTTGACCGATAGCCGGCAACAGCATCAACAGCACACAGAGCGGACTTAACAGCAACAGGACACCGCTGGATATTGGCACTTCTGCAAACTGCTGACCTGAAACCAGTAAGCCCATCAAGGTTACTGCAAGGACTCCAGCGACAGCCTGCCAAGTGGTAAGTGGCCACTTGATGTGTATAAAAGCCAAAACGCCAAGCACAGCTCCAAATGCAACGCTGACCAGTCCCAAACTGGCGGAGCCACTCAATGTCAACAGCGCCCCTGCCAAACCTGCAATCCCAGCCCAGGTTCCCAGCGATAACCAACTGATAGGCAAAGGCAACGAGAGCAATGTCCACAACAGTGTCAGAATACTGGTGATGGCTGATACCCACATCCATCTGGGTTCTGCGACACTGGTTAATTGCCAGGCCAATGCTGAACTGACTCCGGCCCGACAGATAATCAGCAAGATATGCTTCCATGCAGCTCTGGATGATCGCCAGAGTGTTTCCATCGGCACTACCAGCACGGCCAGCCAGGCAAAGTAATGAAGTCTGCGAGTTACATCGGCAGGCCACCAATCAGCTTGGCCGCGAAGCAGCCAGTCTGCTGCCGTCAAACTTCCGCATGCACCCATGGCAAGCAACATTGCCGACACGACAGGCCACTTTCGAAGCAAAACTGCCAGGATGTATCCCAGCAGCATAACGCCAACAGGAATCACCACCAGCTTCATGGCCATCGAACTTTCAAACGTGCTCATGGTGATTCCTCTCTATTACTTTGTTAGCGATTACTTGCGAGCGCCTTCGACACTGATGAGCAGCCAAACGCTGTCTTCGAGCATTTCAGGCATGAACTTGATGCCGAAGTCGCTACGCTTGATGGTGAAGTTAGCTTCAAAGCCCTGTCGGTAATCCTTGAAAGGCGATTCGCCTTCTCCGGTTTTGGTCAGGGTG
This is a stretch of genomic DNA from Planctomycetia bacterium. It encodes these proteins:
- a CDS encoding patatin-like phospholipase family protein, coding for MQRPEFRVKLSVISELFKLLTIRQPVGLLLLISFLLTTCGCLFHNKQINSPTAAGLESNSLRDPNTLNEPVEDMYRSLIKKQTAYYEHANYNVLCLSGGGSYGAYTVGVLTGWTQRGDRPCFDVVTGISTGALIAPFAFLGSAFDPTILSLYTNVETRDIYRIKGPCGILSESFATNKPLRKMMDQMVHPELVQAVAREHQKGRRLYIGTTEAEGKRFVVWDMGAIASQGRPQDIELMKEILLASSAIPGVFPAARIPVYVNGQCFHEMHVDGTVSQSVFFRPPVQAIQHPKPTNVYVIVAGKLYADSASVSPSAINIAIENLQSFSYAHTRGDLVRIWSMCSMAGYGFKLAAIPQDCPAPKSMTEFKPEEMQNLVQSAVRQMLSGTAWRSTPPGNEPGEEPLLRTTNELIHLPR
- a CDS encoding PhoPQ-activated pathogenicity-related family protein, whose protein sequence is MKVRALMWTLMLISVATFPLSAQQPKALHRSPLDDYIHKADPVYGWEVIKSIDGEAVKTTIIKLRSQSWRNEKEVNRTVWEHAVVISKPKKLTSKTAFLMIGGGSNERPMPDKADVMTSMIAASTGSIVVELKMVPNQPLIFNNDGVKRVEDDLLGYGWAKFLETGDATWVGRLPMVKSAVRCMDCIQEWAQKEGTPVEKFVVAGGSKRGWTTWLTGATDPRVEAIVPIVIDVLNSAESIKHHGEAYGFWAMAIGNYYQHNILQRQDHPRMQDLYKIEDPLSYKDRLTLPKYVVNAAGDQFFLPDSSQFYYDELKGEKLLRYVANADHGLKDSDALQSITAYHHMVINGKPRPEYSWTFEQDGSIKVKYKTPPSKVVLWQATNANTRDFRVDTIGKAYTSTELKQEADGSFVGKITPPEKGWTAFFVELTYDVGAPFPLKVTTSVRVLPDVLPHKGADLNKMKYEGEVFPEKMKKR
- a CDS encoding sigma-54-dependent Fis family transcriptional regulator, with amino-acid sequence MSSSSNQSVPFHLNNIVGQSPVMQSVAERIRQVAPSRSSVLLVGETGTGKELMARAIHLYSPRVDGPYIRVNCGALSEGLLESELFGHVKGAFTGALDNKTGRFEAAHTGTIFLDEISSMSPKLQVKLLRVLQEREFERVGESRTIRVDVRVVAATNQHLEDEVDAHRFREDLYYRLNVVPVYLPPLRSRPEDTSLLIDHFVKKYSQENRKTIQEIEPKAMEWLLSHRWPGNVRELEHTVERAVVLAQTPIITLDLLTPNSKLGQRQLRTGKKEAASLDDQIQRLIQTGLQAPRSSSTTLYDHLVGGVEKELIQQVLKECEGIQTKAATRLGINRNTLHKKMQEFGLTESDTN
- a CDS encoding FliA/WhiG family RNA polymerase sigma factor, which gives rise to MVTHVEQDVGQLWRDYRTEATLDRRNRLLEHYLPLVKYNAERIWARLPDGVELDDLISAGTFGLLDAIEAFDLDRGVKFETYCVPRIRGAMLDELRTMDWVPRLVRSKASKLEHARKALEVALGRPPRPDELAEKMGMSIEDFAKHANEASAVGLVSLNKKWYETDSYKDVREIDILEDKKAEDPTHRIQNRDIMKLVTRGLSRNERLIIILYYYEEMTMKEIGQTLDLSESRVSQMHSSIVSRLQNMLASRRPEFSN